In Salmo trutta chromosome 24, fSalTru1.1, whole genome shotgun sequence, the DNA window TTCTGCCTGTTGAAAACAGCTGGGAACTAAGacctaaagttttttttttttgtgtcaaATTAATTTTATCttataataaccatgtaattacaACACTTTAATAACATGTTAGCTCTGAGATTCTGTGTTTGAGAATAACACATACCAGTACTGATCCTTTCAATTTTGAAGGAAAACTGTTACAAAACACACAATTCAATGAAAAATGTAAACAGGGCAGATCATTTAGCATTCAACGTTATTGCCTAAGCTGCGAGTAATTGTGGTTAATGGTTCTGTATGTCATATATAACGATGATCAAAGTCCTTTAAAATTTCGACAGTAACCATTATGGCAATTACTGTGTCTGAGCCAGAGTTTCCATGTGTGGGTGTAAATGGAAGAGACACTTGGGGGAATTGAGAAGGTTCAGTTCATTTCTTGTAACTTGTCTGGAACCAGTTCAGAAGAGTCATCATTGCCTTCAGCGCTGACTCCAACAAGTTCATACTCAAATTACGCTGAGATTGCTGAATACTGAAACATTGGTCAATTGCAGAATGCCAGAATAACCCAAAGAGACATTAAGCACACTTGAATATCATAGTAGTCTTGAACAACCTTGTCAAACGGCCTCATTCAGCCAGCAGCGTTCAAAATACTCTGGTCTGGAAAATACTGGCCTGATATTATTTATATGTTAGTGTAAACATACCAACCAATAGAAAGATTCATCTTGATGTCTGAAGGGAAAGGCTCTTAGACCGTATATAAATGCCTTTCTAAGCAGCATTGGTAGACAGATCATTCCCAGATAATGATCTAATACCCACCATTTTAGCCTTTAACTACCAGGATATAGACGTTACCATTGTATCTATTGACATCAGATCTGCAGTAACTATCCTGGTTAGCATAAGTCCCACACCCCAAATAGGCCTCTGTGCCTCCTATACCTCTGATACTAGATATCAACTCTTTTGGAAACCTATCTAAGCAACCTGATAAATGGAAATATTATTTTCATACAGTAGCACATCCTTTTTTAAAGTGCACCCTTCAACAACATACTTCCAGCAATAAATCTGTGAATATTTATGGTCTAAGCCTTGGTAAGATAAAGCAGAAGATCAGATAACCTTACCCTCTATTAATCAGTTGCCACTGACAACCAGGTATATTTTTAGTTAAGTGGCACTTGACCAAGAGGGTGATAAGGTAGCTGAAACATCTATGGGATATTTTAGCCATTGTGTCCCCTATAGGCCTAAAAAATCATTAAAGAAGTGTGTTCTTTTGCATGAACACATTGTTATGTGATGAATATGGATGTCTTTATGCCTTAACTTATAAAGTCAGTGACACATTAAACATCTGTAAAACCTATCATGTCTTAATGCTTTGACACAGACTCATTTAAATCCAACGCAGGTCATGGTCCTCCACTGGTAAATTCCCATAAGTCTATGTATGGTCACTTCTCAGTGTTGGGCAACGTATTCTCATTACCTTGACGCTTAGCCTTGGCAGAGCGCGCCGCTGGGGCAGTCTATTTAAAAGGCCAGTCGCCAGATGAGCAGCGAGCACAGCGCGAGCGGTAGCAGCTCGCGAGAGGATATCAACCCGCAGCGCACAGCTCTGTTCTGTTCAAGAGGAGGATGCGCATCTTCGCTGTCATCTGGGCCATCTGCTTCCTCTTGAAGGAAGTGCAAGCGTGGGGCTTCAGAAATGGAATCTTTCATAACTCCATATGGTTGGGTAAATCATGCTTTCTTTTGTGATCTTGGAGTCATTACTTTTCCAACAAGGATAGGCTACTTTTGGAACTTTTAAGCATTCCAACAACTGCGGTTGGAAACATTGGTTTTCTGTAGGACGTTCTCCTGAAAGATTTATGTCTTGTGTTTTATAATATGGTTGTGGAATGTTCCGATGTAACGTTTAGCGCAACAATGACACTGAATCTTTCAAAAAGTGTggtatgttttttgttgttgttttggttgctTGGACATAGGCCTATAAGAGGCGCCGGTTTCTTTTTTAAAATGCTATTCTAAAATGGcccaccccggccaaaccctaccctaacccggacgacgctgggccattgTGCGCCGCCTCTGGGACTCCCgaacacggccggttgtgatacagcccgggatcgaacccgtgtctgtagtgactcctctttgATGTGTCTACAAACTTAGGCTAATTATCATTCCCATGTGTTAGAAAAAGTTTCACTTTATATGTACACTTCTCTAACAGGTCTTTATCTTCAACATAATCTCACAATCCTGCACAACATAggctatttatatatattttgttgcCTAAAAACATTTAGCATGAATTAACCCTGATAACACTTTGTCTACATCATTTTTACGGTTATGTTGTAACGTTATTAAATTACACATATCACTATGATGTGTGTTTGGGTAGAGGGCACAGTTAGAGACGGACATATTTACGACTGTACACACGCATGAGCGTCTTGCAAAGCATGACTTCATTTTGTCTAAGGGACGAGAAACACACATGAACAAGAAAGCTGTGCAAACTTATGTGCAGAACATTCTTTCAGTGTTTATTTTAGGGCATAGCAATGAAAAAATAGGACAGAATGTTATATCAGACTGCACATTTCTTGTGTAAAACAGAGACGGACCCACTCTTATTACATCTGCCCTTGACACACTCAGTTTATAGACCAGTCTGCTTATTATTGTctaataatattatattgaaGACTGAATTTGGCCCAACCCATAGCTGCAGGAATTAAGGATGCTGAggctgctgcagcaccccctaaaaaatacacatatatatatatatatataatatagatattttttctcacaaaagtagtgcactgggcatTTTTATAGTCCTGTATGAGCAGACCGATATAGCCCATCTGCAGCACAGGCAAAAACTTATTTCCCAACCCAAACTACTTTCAATGGAATGTGTCGTATAGGCTACTTCTGGTCGAGTTAATGAGCTCGACTTGCCCATCAGGCCTACACACATCTGGAACACATAAACTAAACTGCATGTTTTCTGTAATATATCATGTGACCCAAACCCCCTATATCATTTGGTTAGACTAATAGTGAGACACACCACTCTCTAGGATTATAATGAAAATGAGGTACCACCTCACAAGGCACCTTGGAGGAAGAGGTTGACTAGTAGTTGCAAACATTGACTCGTACCTAACTTGGACTGCACTCCAAGTCATACAAGGTCATGCATGCCTGATGTCAAAACGGGTTCAAAGGAGGACCCCCCATAGGGAAGCACAGGAGTATGACCACTCCCGAGAGGTAGATTACAAACACTTAGCGTCTGTCCTAAGGCTTTCTATCCAACCACAACACGTTACAGAGTTGAAAGATGTTGGCCTATCCACTGTGGGTGTTTCATGTTTCTTTTCTTCCACTATGAACTTCTTAGTCTGTATGCCACTTTGCTTGTTCTAGCTCCCTGAGAAGGATTCCCCCAATCTTGTTTAACATAATATTTTCCACTTGTTTTTCTGTTGCCTGGATACGCATCTTTGTGGTTGTGGCAGTGGGACACTACACAGGCATTGGCAGCATATCTGTCTATCTGTAGTGCTTTGATAGTGATAGcagtgttgactgactgactgggacgTCTTTTTTTCTGGACAGAGCAAGCTGCTGGAGTCTACCACAGGGAATCGCGTAAAGGCAGATACCAGCTGACTTATAAGGAGGCCAAGTCGGTGTGCAAATACGAAGGAGGAAATCTGGCCACTTACGATCAACTGGAGGCTGCTCGTCAAATAGGTTTACAATAACTTCCCTATCCTCCCAATCCACCCAGTCCCCTCTTGTCcatgtcctccatctctctctctctccctccccctgctctctctctttctctctctctctgtctctctctctctccccccctctctgaaTTTACAAGGAAAGAGTCTGGAGGACTACAACTCAGAAGCAGCATAATGTTGCCAATTAGTTCTGTCAATGTCAATGCAGACTTTCAAAATAAGCAGTGGCAACTAATGAGTGGCCCCTGAGCCCTGAGTTTACAAAATGCCATTATCACTGTTAATTAATGATGCCTTACAGTTTGCCTTAAGAGCACTTATAATTAAACAGTTTAAATTATCCGACCATGTGTTCACTAGACAAGCAATGCCAGGAAAAAGTGTGTTAATCTTGCGTTTCTACCATGAAATCAATCAAAGTTGTCTTGCCACTGCACTACAGCCTGTTGCTCTGTGGGACTTCCTACCCTTTCCTCTTGGCCCTAACCCTTCCATGTCTGTAGATCTGAAAGGTATATAAGCAGTATACTGCAGGGGACTGTTGTTTTCACCATTTTTCCTACACTTTACAGATCAAACGTCAAAGGTTTAGGGTCAAGGAGAAGGGTTATAGGGAGTGAATTGGTACCAGCTTGAGACGTCTCCCCAGTATAGTAAGAACAGTAACACCTGCCTGGCTGGCTTATGTTAACATTGACATGGCAGACAAACTGTAGCCAGACCAGGCCCTGTCTTGGGAAACCACCACTTGTATGTTGGTGGTTAGAGCAGAGCTGCCCCATGGCCAATTATCCTAGGAGGTCTGAGTTTTTTCCCCCTGcatttcctgactgactgtggtcCACTGATTGTGACTGGAGGCTTTTTTAGATACATTGGAGTTCATTATGCGTTacccccaccacccaccacccatcCACATCCCCACATCAATGGTCCGCTTGTAATTTCAGATGCAAAGTCAGTGGAAGGCACATTTTTGCCAGGGACCGTAGCATTTCCAAAGACAGGGTTTTGTTTTGAGAATACGAGCAAGACGAATGGCTTGTGGTGACCCAATATGGCCATGGATCTTCTGTAAGAGTGTTTTATCTGTGGTACTAAGAGGGGGATGCTAGTTCTAGAAACCAAGCTCTCTTATGATTTTACCAATATGACACTCTTAGCCCGAAACTTTGCAAATTCAGTTTCTTACCAGGCTAACTCTCTGTCCCTCATTCCTAGGTTTTCACGTGTGTGCGGCTGGGTGGTATGACAAAGGTCGTGTAGGCTACCCTATCGTCAAAGCTGGTGCCAACTGTGGTTTTGGGAAGGTTGGTGTCATCGACTACGGGTACAGGCTAAACAAGAGTGAAAGATGGGACGTCTACTGCTACAACCCCAACTGTGAGTAGTGAACAGACCTGGTTTCAAATTATACtccaaatcatttcaaattcttgACCTGTGATTGATTGAACTTGACTGTTGCAAATGGAACCAATAGCTCATTTTTAAAAGTGCAAACTTCACCCACCTGActctccaggcaggctaaagaaaACGCTCAGagtatttgaaatatttcaaatagtatttgaacccgtCTGCTTGCATGACAAATGGAGGTTTAAGCAATCCTGGGTGTGTTGGTTTAACAGTTTAATCGACCAAGAATTTCCACCATATGAGATGAGTGTGTGGTTGAGTCAGACAGACGTTGGTTTCTAAGGGGCGAGGTTAAGGACACACAGGGTCAGAGTTGTAAAGTTGATTGTGGTCCATGACATGTAGGCTAACATACTAGTGGGACACATTGATGACTGTACATGGGCGGTGGGGTTGTGGTTTCGATAAAGACTCCATAAGGTCTCCCAACATGAGTAAGGCAGGACACTGGAGTACTAACAGTGATAACAGATAGAGTCTGACCTATGAGTGATGGGGTGATGTACAGCTGTAAACACTCCAGATGATTCACCAAAGCCTTGCAGATGAAGCGAGACCTGAATGCCTTTGAGCTGTCATGATGGACGACAGGAGGGAAAATAACACAAACAGCCAACTAAATGTTGATTCCTTTCATTAAGATTGTCTCTGACTGGGCTCATACATGGAGATGAAGATTGTTTTCTTGTTGAAAGATATTTAGCTTCCTATCCATCTCAGTATATCTGGAAAGTGTTGCAAAAGCAATATTATTAATATAAACACCCGGCATAACTGCCTGTGACATTTTTAAGAGGTTTGGTAAGGTTTCAGGAGTGGCTCTAAAGTGCTGCATCCATGCCAATATGCTACTGGAGAGAGCCAACAGAGGCTGGACTGTTTAATGGTGTCTCAGTCTTATAGAATGGTGAGGCAGATAGTTATACAAGTCTATGGGTGAGGCAAAGAAACACCGCTAGGTGTGAAGCCAACAAGGAACACTAAATACCCAATGACTGGGACTTCTTTCTAGACGATGAACATTTTTGTATTGTAGAATGATGAAGCAAAGCAACATGTTGAGGTGTAAATCCAACAAGGAACACACTGAACTCTTAATGGTCTGACTTGTCTGTAGATGATATGAACATCTAATACTTTACGTCATGTGGTAAGAACCCAGTCTTTAAACTGTAACTCTTCGGGACATACAGTATGTGGTAAGAACTTTATCCAGATATTGTAAATAACACTTATACCTAATTTTTAGTTTATCATGACAAAACAGCTGTATTGGGACCTGTCATGATGTTTTCATGGTGGGGAATGATACATGCCCACATGTTTGGAGTTGGCACCACATGTGACGACCTTACTCACCATGGAAGAGGTTGCCTCATTGGATGAGATAGCTGCCTTAAGATactatctgtgtcccaaatggtaccatatttcctttttagtgcactactttctgacatagcactctggtcaaaagtaatgcactaaataggtaatagggtgccatttagggcaCAGCTGCTAATTTTCCCCATAATTGCCTGTAACTTAGAGCATGTATGGTTTGCATTACATCGATGAATTGCATAAAACAACTCCTAAATACAATAATTTTCCCTTTACAAATCCAAGGGATCTAGAGCTTTTCATTTAATTTAATCCAAAATGCTCATTTAATTTTCTTCATTCAAATGACAGTCTCTTTTCCCATTTCTAACATCATTCAGTGGTAACATCACACGTGAAAGAGAACAACATAAGCAGAAATACCTATTTTAATTTATCATAATGCATATGATGATAGCACATGTAACACACTACACTGTTAGTTTTATTAAACTTGTTATGTCTACAGCATTACTATTAACAGTCTAGTAACAGCCATTGTGAAGAATATTCTCTTCACTTTAATATTTACAATCAGCTAAGGAAAGTGACTAATTGAAAGTTCTCTGTAATCTAGTTTAGTTTATTAGTTATGTTTATTATATTGTTCTTTCTATTTGATCTGTTACAGTATATCTATAATTTCTAATATAACATTTCctcatcctgtctcctcctctctcatggtccACAGCAAAGGAGTGTGGAGGAACTCTGACAGACCAGCAGAAGATCATCCAGTCACCTGGTTACCCAGAGGAGTACCAGGATGAGCAGATCTGCTACTGGCACATCCGTGTGCGCTATGGACAGAGGATACGCCTGCACTTCCTGGAGTTCGACGTGGAGGAGGACACGTCCTGTCTAGCAGACTATCTGGAGATCTATGACAGCTATGACGACGTCTCTGGCTTCGCCGGGAGGTGAGGTTCCAGCTTTTGATTGAATGTGCCTTTGCATTAAGTTTTAGTTTGTTGAGTTTACATTGTATGGTTGATTCAGGGTTGTTACAGTCTTATCCAAGATGTCAGAAAGTTGCATTGTACTAAATTTATTGATACTCACATAGACTCATAAGACTCTCTTTTCACACAACATACTGTCATAACATAGGCTACTGTCTTCTAGTGGTGTTTCGTATGACCATTTTGTCCACATGTTACTCTAcgattaaataaatatatttattatttcCAGGTACTGTGGAGATTACTTACCAGATGACTTAATTAGCACAGGTATGACACAAACGCATTCCTATTTTATTACCATATTATGATGAATATTCATTATTATAGATCAAGAAGTTACTGTATATTTCTGGCAAGGATTAAAGCAACTTTACACAAGACGGGGTGTGTTGTGACTTTTTTGGTACGGCTGTGCTGCGGTTGTAGGTATGAGGCAAAGCCCTTTTTTAAT includes these proteins:
- the tnfaip6 gene encoding tumor necrosis factor-inducible gene 6 protein, whose amino-acid sequence is MRIFAVIWAICFLLKEVQAWGFRNGIFHNSIWLEQAAGVYHRESRKGRYQLTYKEAKSVCKYEGGNLATYDQLEAARQIGFHVCAAGWYDKGRVGYPIVKAGANCGFGKVGVIDYGYRLNKSERWDVYCYNPNSKECGGTLTDQQKIIQSPGYPEEYQDEQICYWHIRVRYGQRIRLHFLEFDVEEDTSCLADYLEIYDSYDDVSGFAGRYCGDYLPDDLISTGNVMTLKFLSDASVVAGGFQLEYIAVNSSLHHFQNDTSYYFT